The proteins below are encoded in one region of Ostrea edulis chromosome 3, xbOstEdul1.1, whole genome shotgun sequence:
- the LOC125675109 gene encoding protein lin-28 homolog isoform X4: MGGNGGGGRRRGRCKWFNVAKGWGFVTPDDGTQDVFVHQSVVHKSGFRSLDDGEEVEFESKPSDKGVEAMFVCGPSGTECRGSSRRPLSRKKFRKIRCYNCGDFGNHIAAKCPHGPLPKRCHNCKSTEHLIADCPIRTPEKPLVRNGSNNVGLGDGHSSGIGGL, translated from the exons ATGGGAGGAAATGGAG GTGGGGGTCGAAGGAGGGGCCGATGTAAATGGTTCAACGTGGCCAAAGGATGGGGCTTTGTTACCCCGGATGATGGAACACAAGACGTGTTTGTCCATCAA TCAGTGGTTCACAAGTCTGGATTCAGAAGTCTGGACGATGGAGAGGAAGTGGAATTTGAAAGTAAACCATCCGACAAAGGGGTGGAAGCCATGTTCGTGTGTGGACCCTCTGGAACGGAATGCAGGGGCAGCTCCCGGAGACCCCTGTCCAGGAAAAAGTTCAGGAAAATAAG GTGCTACAACTGTGGTGACtttggaaaccatattgctgcCAAATGTCCCCACGGCCCTTTACCAAAGAGATGTCATAATTGTAAATCCACTGAACACCTCATTGCTGACTGTCCGATTCGAACACCTGAAAAGCCACTAGTCCGAAACGGCAGTAATAATGTCGGACTCGGTGACGGTCATAGTTCCGGAATAGGAGGTCTGTGA
- the LOC125675109 gene encoding protein lin-28 homolog isoform X2: MYSGNYQIPGGGRRRGRCKWFNVAKGWGFVTPDDGTQDVFVHQSVVHKSGFRSLDDGEEVEFESKPSDKGVEAMFVCGPSGTECRGSSRRPLSRKKFRKIRCYNCGDFGNHIAAKCPHGPLPKRCHNCKSTEHLIADCPIRTPEKPLVRNGSNNVGLGDGHSSGIGGL; encoded by the exons ATGTACTCAGGAAATTACCAAATTCCAG GTGGGGGTCGAAGGAGGGGCCGATGTAAATGGTTCAACGTGGCCAAAGGATGGGGCTTTGTTACCCCGGATGATGGAACACAAGACGTGTTTGTCCATCAA TCAGTGGTTCACAAGTCTGGATTCAGAAGTCTGGACGATGGAGAGGAAGTGGAATTTGAAAGTAAACCATCCGACAAAGGGGTGGAAGCCATGTTCGTGTGTGGACCCTCTGGAACGGAATGCAGGGGCAGCTCCCGGAGACCCCTGTCCAGGAAAAAGTTCAGGAAAATAAG GTGCTACAACTGTGGTGACtttggaaaccatattgctgcCAAATGTCCCCACGGCCCTTTACCAAAGAGATGTCATAATTGTAAATCCACTGAACACCTCATTGCTGACTGTCCGATTCGAACACCTGAAAAGCCACTAGTCCGAAACGGCAGTAATAATGTCGGACTCGGTGACGGTCATAGTTCCGGAATAGGAGGTCTGTGA
- the LOC125675109 gene encoding protein lin-28 homolog isoform X3 has product MVTSQMGGGRRRGRCKWFNVAKGWGFVTPDDGTQDVFVHQSVVHKSGFRSLDDGEEVEFESKPSDKGVEAMFVCGPSGTECRGSSRRPLSRKKFRKIRCYNCGDFGNHIAAKCPHGPLPKRCHNCKSTEHLIADCPIRTPEKPLVRNGSNNVGLGDGHSSGIGGL; this is encoded by the exons ATGGTCACTTCACAAATGG GTGGGGGTCGAAGGAGGGGCCGATGTAAATGGTTCAACGTGGCCAAAGGATGGGGCTTTGTTACCCCGGATGATGGAACACAAGACGTGTTTGTCCATCAA TCAGTGGTTCACAAGTCTGGATTCAGAAGTCTGGACGATGGAGAGGAAGTGGAATTTGAAAGTAAACCATCCGACAAAGGGGTGGAAGCCATGTTCGTGTGTGGACCCTCTGGAACGGAATGCAGGGGCAGCTCCCGGAGACCCCTGTCCAGGAAAAAGTTCAGGAAAATAAG GTGCTACAACTGTGGTGACtttggaaaccatattgctgcCAAATGTCCCCACGGCCCTTTACCAAAGAGATGTCATAATTGTAAATCCACTGAACACCTCATTGCTGACTGTCCGATTCGAACACCTGAAAAGCCACTAGTCCGAAACGGCAGTAATAATGTCGGACTCGGTGACGGTCATAGTTCCGGAATAGGAGGTCTGTGA
- the LOC125675109 gene encoding protein lin-28 homolog isoform X1 encodes MPFPVVIHRYGILFQTCRSVEKLIEPLTVCGCLAPFRNVCVYKMASIKYNFFSGGGRRRGRCKWFNVAKGWGFVTPDDGTQDVFVHQSVVHKSGFRSLDDGEEVEFESKPSDKGVEAMFVCGPSGTECRGSSRRPLSRKKFRKIRCYNCGDFGNHIAAKCPHGPLPKRCHNCKSTEHLIADCPIRTPEKPLVRNGSNNVGLGDGHSSGIGGL; translated from the exons ATGCCATTCCCTGTAGTTATTCATCGCTATGGGATTCTCTTTCAGACTTGTAGAAGTGTTGAAAAGTTAATTGAACCTTTGACAGTGTGTGGTTGTTTAGCTCCTTTTCgaaatgtttgtgtttacaaAATGGCTTCCataaagtacaatttcttttcaGGTGGGGGTCGAAGGAGGGGCCGATGTAAATGGTTCAACGTGGCCAAAGGATGGGGCTTTGTTACCCCGGATGATGGAACACAAGACGTGTTTGTCCATCAA TCAGTGGTTCACAAGTCTGGATTCAGAAGTCTGGACGATGGAGAGGAAGTGGAATTTGAAAGTAAACCATCCGACAAAGGGGTGGAAGCCATGTTCGTGTGTGGACCCTCTGGAACGGAATGCAGGGGCAGCTCCCGGAGACCCCTGTCCAGGAAAAAGTTCAGGAAAATAAG GTGCTACAACTGTGGTGACtttggaaaccatattgctgcCAAATGTCCCCACGGCCCTTTACCAAAGAGATGTCATAATTGTAAATCCACTGAACACCTCATTGCTGACTGTCCGATTCGAACACCTGAAAAGCCACTAGTCCGAAACGGCAGTAATAATGTCGGACTCGGTGACGGTCATAGTTCCGGAATAGGAGGTCTGTGA